From Triticum urartu cultivar G1812 chromosome 2, Tu2.1, whole genome shotgun sequence, a single genomic window includes:
- the LOC125539878 gene encoding F-box protein At2g39490 isoform X2 translates to MLLQNMLHHIHSLMPVLDAGRAACVSRQFLCSWRCYSNLTLNIQTLWSPGDKFEGSEMYFINKVDKILNNYSDNGMKVKTLKLNLWHCSSVSASYLDRWLRIAVKPGIKELRLLLSPSMKEKYCFPCSVLFDEAATSLIESLYISNCTFHPIGTLGCFRRLKSLVLCGVHITEEGLRQLVSKSFSLEWLEIFSCNEIICLKIPCTLQKLKLLKVGRCPKIQVIEISAPNLSAFHHYGFPPEIYIEDSSQLTEVYLSSLYPSGILSYSRAKLPSIASNVERLTLVFCGENVNTPMLHEKLHHLKSLEFEFHGSGACSPVYDIFSLVSFLDASPALESLILRVARNAIVDHCDAGDDVYLKGKSAYQHDRLKRVTITGFCSAKSLIKLVISILESAPSLERLTLDTTPRGCGRKLGDTSICTAAKYKSKCCWIGERSLEESNRAVEAAGRYIAGRIPSAVEFEVLEPCRRCHTGNPVDDVLNKS, encoded by the exons ATGCTACTGCAGAACATGCTACATCATATACATTCCCTCATGCCTGTACTAGACGCTGGTCGTGCTGCCTGTGTATCTAGACAATTTCTGTGTTCATGGAGATGCTACTCGAACCTCACACTCAACATACAAACACTTTGGTCGCCTGGCGATAAATTTGAGGGAAGTGAAATGTATTTCATCAACAAAGTTGACAAAATTCTTAATAACTATTCCGACAATGGGATGAAGGTGAAGACACTAAAACTTAATCTTTGGCATTGTAGCAGTGTGAGTGCCTCCTACCTAGACCGGTGGCTCAGAATTGCTGTCAAACCTGGGATCAAAGAACTTCGCTTGTTGCTGTCTCCTTCCATGAAGGAAAAGTACTGCTTCCCATGTTCGGTTTTATTTGATGAGGCGGCTACGAGTTTGATCGAGTCCCTCTATATCTCCAACTGCACTTTTCATCCCATAGGAACACTTGGCTGCTTTAGAAGATTGAAAAGTTTAGTTCTGTGCGGTGTTCACATTACTGAGGAGGGACTACGACAGTTGGTCTCAAAATCTTTCAGCTTAGAATGGTTGGAGATCTTTTCGTGCAATGAGATAATTTGCTTGAAGATACCTTGTACACTGCAGAAGCTCAAGCTCCTCAAGGTTGGAAGGTGTCCAAAGATTCAGGTGATAGAGATCAGTGCCCCAAATCTCTCCGCTTTTCACCATTATGGGTTCCCGCCAGAGATCTATATTGAAGATTCTTCCCAACTTACGGAAGTATATTTGTCATCTTTATATCCGTCCGGAATTCTCTCTTACAGTCGTGCGAAGCTTCCATCTATCGCCAGCAATGTTGAGAGGCTTACCCTGGTGTTCTGCGGTGAG AATGTCAACACGCCAATGCTTCATGAAAAGCTCCACCACCTCAAGAGTTTGGAGTTTGAATTTCACGGCTCAGGAGCCTGCTCCCCTGTCTATGATATCTTCTCTCTGGTTTCTTTTCTTGATGCTTCTCCTGCCTTGGAATCTTTGATCTTGCGT GTAGCACGAAACGCCATAGTAGATCATTGTGATGCTGGGGACGATGTATACCTAAAGGGGAAATCAGCATACCAGCATGACCGCCTCAAACGGGTGACGATCACGGGCTTCTGTTCAGCCAAGAGCCTGATTAAGCTTGTGATCAGCATCCTTGAGAGCGCTCCTTCACTCGAGCGCCTCACGCTGGATACGACTCCGCGTGGCTGCGGTAGGAAGCTTGGCGATACTAGCATATGCACCGCCGCAAAGTACAAGAGTAAATGCTGTTGGATAGGCGAGAGATCCCTCGAAGAGTCTAACAGAGCTGTTGAGGCTGCAGGTAGATACATCGCTGGGAGAATTCCATCGGCTGTTGAATTTGAGGTCCTTGAGCCCTGTAGGCGATGCCATACTGGCAACCCGGTAGATGATGTGTTAAATAAAAGTTAG
- the LOC125539878 gene encoding F-box protein At2g39490 isoform X1: MELQSAGRTSTTQQPLLELDAPPAKRGRRTSSAETKTQPCGEGDICQDAPKTRQDFELDKLPENMLHHIHSLMPVLDAGRAACVSRQFLCSWRCYSNLTLNIQTLWSPGDKFEGSEMYFINKVDKILNNYSDNGMKVKTLKLNLWHCSSVSASYLDRWLRIAVKPGIKELRLLLSPSMKEKYCFPCSVLFDEAATSLIESLYISNCTFHPIGTLGCFRRLKSLVLCGVHITEEGLRQLVSKSFSLEWLEIFSCNEIICLKIPCTLQKLKLLKVGRCPKIQVIEISAPNLSAFHHYGFPPEIYIEDSSQLTEVYLSSLYPSGILSYSRAKLPSIASNVERLTLVFCGENVNTPMLHEKLHHLKSLEFEFHGSGACSPVYDIFSLVSFLDASPALESLILRVARNAIVDHCDAGDDVYLKGKSAYQHDRLKRVTITGFCSAKSLIKLVISILESAPSLERLTLDTTPRGCGRKLGDTSICTAAKYKSKCCWIGERSLEESNRAVEAAGRYIAGRIPSAVEFEVLEPCRRCHTGNPVDDVLNKS, encoded by the exons ATGGAGCTCCAGAGTGCCGGGCGCACGAGCACGACACAGCAGCCCCTGCTGGAACTCGACGCTCCTCCTGCAA AGAGGGGGCGGAGAACTTCATCAGCTGAAACAAAGACTCAACCCTGCGGAGAAGGTGACATTTGTCAAGATGCCCCAAAAACAAGACAAGACTTTGAGCTTGACAAACTTCCTGAG AACATGCTACATCATATACATTCCCTCATGCCTGTACTAGACGCTGGTCGTGCTGCCTGTGTATCTAGACAATTTCTGTGTTCATGGAGATGCTACTCGAACCTCACACTCAACATACAAACACTTTGGTCGCCTGGCGATAAATTTGAGGGAAGTGAAATGTATTTCATCAACAAAGTTGACAAAATTCTTAATAACTATTCCGACAATGGGATGAAGGTGAAGACACTAAAACTTAATCTTTGGCATTGTAGCAGTGTGAGTGCCTCCTACCTAGACCGGTGGCTCAGAATTGCTGTCAAACCTGGGATCAAAGAACTTCGCTTGTTGCTGTCTCCTTCCATGAAGGAAAAGTACTGCTTCCCATGTTCGGTTTTATTTGATGAGGCGGCTACGAGTTTGATCGAGTCCCTCTATATCTCCAACTGCACTTTTCATCCCATAGGAACACTTGGCTGCTTTAGAAGATTGAAAAGTTTAGTTCTGTGCGGTGTTCACATTACTGAGGAGGGACTACGACAGTTGGTCTCAAAATCTTTCAGCTTAGAATGGTTGGAGATCTTTTCGTGCAATGAGATAATTTGCTTGAAGATACCTTGTACACTGCAGAAGCTCAAGCTCCTCAAGGTTGGAAGGTGTCCAAAGATTCAGGTGATAGAGATCAGTGCCCCAAATCTCTCCGCTTTTCACCATTATGGGTTCCCGCCAGAGATCTATATTGAAGATTCTTCCCAACTTACGGAAGTATATTTGTCATCTTTATATCCGTCCGGAATTCTCTCTTACAGTCGTGCGAAGCTTCCATCTATCGCCAGCAATGTTGAGAGGCTTACCCTGGTGTTCTGCGGTGAG AATGTCAACACGCCAATGCTTCATGAAAAGCTCCACCACCTCAAGAGTTTGGAGTTTGAATTTCACGGCTCAGGAGCCTGCTCCCCTGTCTATGATATCTTCTCTCTGGTTTCTTTTCTTGATGCTTCTCCTGCCTTGGAATCTTTGATCTTGCGT GTAGCACGAAACGCCATAGTAGATCATTGTGATGCTGGGGACGATGTATACCTAAAGGGGAAATCAGCATACCAGCATGACCGCCTCAAACGGGTGACGATCACGGGCTTCTGTTCAGCCAAGAGCCTGATTAAGCTTGTGATCAGCATCCTTGAGAGCGCTCCTTCACTCGAGCGCCTCACGCTGGATACGACTCCGCGTGGCTGCGGTAGGAAGCTTGGCGATACTAGCATATGCACCGCCGCAAAGTACAAGAGTAAATGCTGTTGGATAGGCGAGAGATCCCTCGAAGAGTCTAACAGAGCTGTTGAGGCTGCAGGTAGATACATCGCTGGGAGAATTCCATCGGCTGTTGAATTTGAGGTCCTTGAGCCCTGTAGGCGATGCCATACTGGCAACCCGGTAGATGATGTGTTAAATAAAAGTTAG